In a genomic window of Magnolia sinica isolate HGM2019 chromosome 14, MsV1, whole genome shotgun sequence:
- the LOC131224787 gene encoding uncharacterized protein LOC131224787 isoform X1, which produces MKYVLVTGGVVSGLGKGVTASSIGVVLKGCGLRVTSIKIDPYLNTDAGTMSPFEHGEVFVLDDGGEVDLDLGNYERFLDVTLTRENNITTGKIYQSVIDKERRGDYLGKTVQVVPHITDAIKNWIVSVSLIPVDGKDGPADVCVIELGGTVGDIESMPFIEALRQLSFTVGQDNFCLIHVSLIPVLGVVGEQKTKPTQHSVRELRALGLTPHLLACRSAQPLLENTKEKLSQFCHVPVGNILNIHDVPNIWHVPLLLRNQNAHVAISKQLNFLSIATHPDLHEWTERAETYDNLTNSVKIAMVGKYIGLQDSYLSVLKALLHACIACSLKPSVEWIAASDLEDESAKLTPQAHAAAWETLRSSACVLVPGGFGDRGVQGMILAAKYARENDVPYLGICLGMQISVIEFARSVLGLERANSAEFDPDTPDPVVIFMPEGSRTHMGNTMRLGSRRTLFQTPDCIASKLYQNSAYVDERHRHRFEVNPDLIGKLEEAGLRFVGKDETGKRMEILELPTHPYYVGVQFHPEFKSRPGRPSALFLGLILAAIGQLEASLSKLPNGN; this is translated from the exons ATGAAATACGTTCTGGTGACTGGTGGCGTCGTGAGCGGCCTAGGCAAAGGCGTGACTGCCAGCAGCATCGGCGTCGTACTGAAAGGATGCGGCCTCCGCGTCACCTCCATTAAAATAG ATCCATACTTGAACACAGATGCTGGAACCATGTCTCCCTTTGAACATGGGGAGGTTTTCGTTCTTGATGATGGTGGCGAG GTTGATTTGGATCTGGGAAACTATGAGCGCTTCTTGGATGTGACACTTACTAGAGAAAACAACATTACTACAGGAAAGATATATCAG TCCGTTATCGACAAGGAAAGGAGGGGCGATTATCTTGGAAAGACAGTTCAG GTTGTTCCACACATCACCGATGCCATTAAAAACTGGATTGTATCTGTATCCCTTATTCCTGTTGATGGAAAAGATGGCCCAGCAGATGTGTGCGTGATAGAATTGGGTGGAACCGTCG GCGACATTGAATCAATGCCATTTATTGAAGCATTGCGTCAGCTATCATTTACTGTTG GACAAGACAACTTCTGCCTCATTCATGTGAGCCTGATACCAGTACTGGGTGTAGTCGGTGAACAA AAAACAAAGCCTACCCAACATAGTGTGCGGGAATTGAGAGCATTAGGCTTGACTCCACATCTGTTAGCATGTCGCTCAGCTCAG CCTTTACTAGAGAATACGAAGGAGAAACTCTCACAATTTTGTCATGTTCCA GTGGGGAATATTCTCAATATCCATGATGTTCCAAACATATGGCATGTTCCTCTTTTACTTCGG AACCAAAATGCCCATGTTGCCATTTCGAAACAGCTAAACTTTCTAAG CATAGCTACACACCCTGATTTACATGAGTGGACAGAGAGGGCCGAGACTTATGACAATCTCACCAATTCT GTGAAAATTGCTATGGTTGGGAAGTACATTGGTTTACAAGATTCTTATTTATCTGTACTGAAG GCGCTTCTTCATGCCTGCATCGCATGTTCTTTGAAGCCATCAGTTGAATGGATTGCAGCTTCCGACCTTGAAGATGAGAGTGCAAAACTG ACACCACAAGCGCATGCCGCTGCCTGGGAGACTCTTAGG AGTTCTGCATGTGTTCTGGTTCCTGGTGGATTTGGGGACCGTGGAGTGCAAGGAATGATATTGGCTGCAAAATATGCCAGAGAGAATGACGTTCCGTATCTTGGCATTTGCTTGGGAATGCAGATTTCTGTGATCGAGTTTGCTAGATCT GTTTTGGGTTTGGAAAGAGCAAACAGTGCAGAGTTTGACCCCGATACGCCTGACCCTGTTGTAATTTTCATGCCAGAG GGATCAAGAACACATATGGGAAATACCATGAGACTAGGATCTCGAAGAACACTCTTCCAAACTCCTGATTGTATTGCTTCGAAGCT GTACCAAAATTCTGCCTATGTGGATGAGCGTCATCGGCATAGATTTGAG GTGAATCCAGATCTTATCGGCAAATTGGAAGAGGCTGGTCTGCGGTTTGTTGGAAAGGATGAAACTGGAAAAAGAATGGAG ATTTTGGAGCTGCCAACTCATCCTTACTATGTAGGGGTGCAATTTCATCCAGAATTCAAATCAAGACCCGGAAGGCCTTCAGCTCTATTTTTAG GTCTTATATTGGCAGCGATAGGACAGTTGGAGGCATCTCTCAGCAAACTTCCCAATGGAAATTAG
- the LOC131224787 gene encoding uncharacterized protein LOC131224787 isoform X2 has product MKYVLVTGGVVSGLGKGVTASSIGVVLKGCGLRVTSIKIDPYLNTDAGTMSPFEHGEVFVLDDGGEVDLDLGNYERFLDVTLTRENNITTGKIYQSVIDKERRGDYLGKTVQVVPHITDAIKNWIVSVSLIPVDGKDGPADVCVIELGGTVGDIESMPFIEALRQLSFTVGQDNFCLIHVSLIPVLGVVGEQKTKPTQHSVRELRALGLTPHLLACRSAQVGNILNIHDVPNIWHVPLLLRNQNAHVAISKQLNFLSIATHPDLHEWTERAETYDNLTNSVKIAMVGKYIGLQDSYLSVLKALLHACIACSLKPSVEWIAASDLEDESAKLTPQAHAAAWETLRSSACVLVPGGFGDRGVQGMILAAKYARENDVPYLGICLGMQISVIEFARSVLGLERANSAEFDPDTPDPVVIFMPEGSRTHMGNTMRLGSRRTLFQTPDCIASKLYQNSAYVDERHRHRFEVNPDLIGKLEEAGLRFVGKDETGKRMEILELPTHPYYVGVQFHPEFKSRPGRPSALFLGLILAAIGQLEASLSKLPNGN; this is encoded by the exons ATGAAATACGTTCTGGTGACTGGTGGCGTCGTGAGCGGCCTAGGCAAAGGCGTGACTGCCAGCAGCATCGGCGTCGTACTGAAAGGATGCGGCCTCCGCGTCACCTCCATTAAAATAG ATCCATACTTGAACACAGATGCTGGAACCATGTCTCCCTTTGAACATGGGGAGGTTTTCGTTCTTGATGATGGTGGCGAG GTTGATTTGGATCTGGGAAACTATGAGCGCTTCTTGGATGTGACACTTACTAGAGAAAACAACATTACTACAGGAAAGATATATCAG TCCGTTATCGACAAGGAAAGGAGGGGCGATTATCTTGGAAAGACAGTTCAG GTTGTTCCACACATCACCGATGCCATTAAAAACTGGATTGTATCTGTATCCCTTATTCCTGTTGATGGAAAAGATGGCCCAGCAGATGTGTGCGTGATAGAATTGGGTGGAACCGTCG GCGACATTGAATCAATGCCATTTATTGAAGCATTGCGTCAGCTATCATTTACTGTTG GACAAGACAACTTCTGCCTCATTCATGTGAGCCTGATACCAGTACTGGGTGTAGTCGGTGAACAA AAAACAAAGCCTACCCAACATAGTGTGCGGGAATTGAGAGCATTAGGCTTGACTCCACATCTGTTAGCATGTCGCTCAGCTCAG GTGGGGAATATTCTCAATATCCATGATGTTCCAAACATATGGCATGTTCCTCTTTTACTTCGG AACCAAAATGCCCATGTTGCCATTTCGAAACAGCTAAACTTTCTAAG CATAGCTACACACCCTGATTTACATGAGTGGACAGAGAGGGCCGAGACTTATGACAATCTCACCAATTCT GTGAAAATTGCTATGGTTGGGAAGTACATTGGTTTACAAGATTCTTATTTATCTGTACTGAAG GCGCTTCTTCATGCCTGCATCGCATGTTCTTTGAAGCCATCAGTTGAATGGATTGCAGCTTCCGACCTTGAAGATGAGAGTGCAAAACTG ACACCACAAGCGCATGCCGCTGCCTGGGAGACTCTTAGG AGTTCTGCATGTGTTCTGGTTCCTGGTGGATTTGGGGACCGTGGAGTGCAAGGAATGATATTGGCTGCAAAATATGCCAGAGAGAATGACGTTCCGTATCTTGGCATTTGCTTGGGAATGCAGATTTCTGTGATCGAGTTTGCTAGATCT GTTTTGGGTTTGGAAAGAGCAAACAGTGCAGAGTTTGACCCCGATACGCCTGACCCTGTTGTAATTTTCATGCCAGAG GGATCAAGAACACATATGGGAAATACCATGAGACTAGGATCTCGAAGAACACTCTTCCAAACTCCTGATTGTATTGCTTCGAAGCT GTACCAAAATTCTGCCTATGTGGATGAGCGTCATCGGCATAGATTTGAG GTGAATCCAGATCTTATCGGCAAATTGGAAGAGGCTGGTCTGCGGTTTGTTGGAAAGGATGAAACTGGAAAAAGAATGGAG ATTTTGGAGCTGCCAACTCATCCTTACTATGTAGGGGTGCAATTTCATCCAGAATTCAAATCAAGACCCGGAAGGCCTTCAGCTCTATTTTTAG GTCTTATATTGGCAGCGATAGGACAGTTGGAGGCATCTCTCAGCAAACTTCCCAATGGAAATTAG
- the LOC131224787 gene encoding uncharacterized protein LOC131224787 isoform X4, with translation MKYVLVTGGVVSGLGKGVTASSIGVVLKGCGLRVTSIKIDPYLNTDAGTMSPFEHGEVFVLDDGGEVDLDLGNYERFLDVTLTRENNITTGKIYQSVIDKERRGDYLGKTVQVVPHITDAIKNWIVSVSLIPVDGKDGPADVCVIELGGTVGDIESMPFIEALRQLSFTVGQDNFCLIHVSLIPVLGVVGEQKTKPTQHSVRELRALGLTPHLLACRSAQPLLENTKEKLSQFCHVPVGNILNIHDVPNIWHVPLLLRNQNAHVAISKQLNFLSIATHPDLHEWTERAETYDNLTNSVKIAMVGKYIGLQDSYLSVLKALLHACIACSLKPSVEWIAASDLEDESAKLTPQAHAAAWETLRVLGLERANSAEFDPDTPDPVVIFMPEGSRTHMGNTMRLGSRRTLFQTPDCIASKLYQNSAYVDERHRHRFEVNPDLIGKLEEAGLRFVGKDETGKRMEILELPTHPYYVGVQFHPEFKSRPGRPSALFLGLILAAIGQLEASLSKLPNGN, from the exons ATGAAATACGTTCTGGTGACTGGTGGCGTCGTGAGCGGCCTAGGCAAAGGCGTGACTGCCAGCAGCATCGGCGTCGTACTGAAAGGATGCGGCCTCCGCGTCACCTCCATTAAAATAG ATCCATACTTGAACACAGATGCTGGAACCATGTCTCCCTTTGAACATGGGGAGGTTTTCGTTCTTGATGATGGTGGCGAG GTTGATTTGGATCTGGGAAACTATGAGCGCTTCTTGGATGTGACACTTACTAGAGAAAACAACATTACTACAGGAAAGATATATCAG TCCGTTATCGACAAGGAAAGGAGGGGCGATTATCTTGGAAAGACAGTTCAG GTTGTTCCACACATCACCGATGCCATTAAAAACTGGATTGTATCTGTATCCCTTATTCCTGTTGATGGAAAAGATGGCCCAGCAGATGTGTGCGTGATAGAATTGGGTGGAACCGTCG GCGACATTGAATCAATGCCATTTATTGAAGCATTGCGTCAGCTATCATTTACTGTTG GACAAGACAACTTCTGCCTCATTCATGTGAGCCTGATACCAGTACTGGGTGTAGTCGGTGAACAA AAAACAAAGCCTACCCAACATAGTGTGCGGGAATTGAGAGCATTAGGCTTGACTCCACATCTGTTAGCATGTCGCTCAGCTCAG CCTTTACTAGAGAATACGAAGGAGAAACTCTCACAATTTTGTCATGTTCCA GTGGGGAATATTCTCAATATCCATGATGTTCCAAACATATGGCATGTTCCTCTTTTACTTCGG AACCAAAATGCCCATGTTGCCATTTCGAAACAGCTAAACTTTCTAAG CATAGCTACACACCCTGATTTACATGAGTGGACAGAGAGGGCCGAGACTTATGACAATCTCACCAATTCT GTGAAAATTGCTATGGTTGGGAAGTACATTGGTTTACAAGATTCTTATTTATCTGTACTGAAG GCGCTTCTTCATGCCTGCATCGCATGTTCTTTGAAGCCATCAGTTGAATGGATTGCAGCTTCCGACCTTGAAGATGAGAGTGCAAAACTG ACACCACAAGCGCATGCCGCTGCCTGGGAGACTCTTAGG GTTTTGGGTTTGGAAAGAGCAAACAGTGCAGAGTTTGACCCCGATACGCCTGACCCTGTTGTAATTTTCATGCCAGAG GGATCAAGAACACATATGGGAAATACCATGAGACTAGGATCTCGAAGAACACTCTTCCAAACTCCTGATTGTATTGCTTCGAAGCT GTACCAAAATTCTGCCTATGTGGATGAGCGTCATCGGCATAGATTTGAG GTGAATCCAGATCTTATCGGCAAATTGGAAGAGGCTGGTCTGCGGTTTGTTGGAAAGGATGAAACTGGAAAAAGAATGGAG ATTTTGGAGCTGCCAACTCATCCTTACTATGTAGGGGTGCAATTTCATCCAGAATTCAAATCAAGACCCGGAAGGCCTTCAGCTCTATTTTTAG GTCTTATATTGGCAGCGATAGGACAGTTGGAGGCATCTCTCAGCAAACTTCCCAATGGAAATTAG
- the LOC131224787 gene encoding uncharacterized protein LOC131224787 isoform X3 gives MKYVLVTGGVVSGLGKGVTASSIGVVLKGCGLRVTSIKIDPYLNTDAGTMSPFEHGEVFVLDDGGEVDLDLGNYERFLDVTLTRENNITTGKIYQSVIDKERRGDYLGKTVQVVPHITDAIKNWIVSVSLIPVDGKDGPADVCVIELGGTVGDIESMPFIEALRQLSFTVGQDNFCLIHVSLIPVLGVVGEQKTKPTQHSVRELRALGLTPHLLACRSAQPLLENTKEKLSQFCHVPNQNAHVAISKQLNFLSIATHPDLHEWTERAETYDNLTNSVKIAMVGKYIGLQDSYLSVLKALLHACIACSLKPSVEWIAASDLEDESAKLTPQAHAAAWETLRSSACVLVPGGFGDRGVQGMILAAKYARENDVPYLGICLGMQISVIEFARSVLGLERANSAEFDPDTPDPVVIFMPEGSRTHMGNTMRLGSRRTLFQTPDCIASKLYQNSAYVDERHRHRFEVNPDLIGKLEEAGLRFVGKDETGKRMEILELPTHPYYVGVQFHPEFKSRPGRPSALFLGLILAAIGQLEASLSKLPNGN, from the exons ATGAAATACGTTCTGGTGACTGGTGGCGTCGTGAGCGGCCTAGGCAAAGGCGTGACTGCCAGCAGCATCGGCGTCGTACTGAAAGGATGCGGCCTCCGCGTCACCTCCATTAAAATAG ATCCATACTTGAACACAGATGCTGGAACCATGTCTCCCTTTGAACATGGGGAGGTTTTCGTTCTTGATGATGGTGGCGAG GTTGATTTGGATCTGGGAAACTATGAGCGCTTCTTGGATGTGACACTTACTAGAGAAAACAACATTACTACAGGAAAGATATATCAG TCCGTTATCGACAAGGAAAGGAGGGGCGATTATCTTGGAAAGACAGTTCAG GTTGTTCCACACATCACCGATGCCATTAAAAACTGGATTGTATCTGTATCCCTTATTCCTGTTGATGGAAAAGATGGCCCAGCAGATGTGTGCGTGATAGAATTGGGTGGAACCGTCG GCGACATTGAATCAATGCCATTTATTGAAGCATTGCGTCAGCTATCATTTACTGTTG GACAAGACAACTTCTGCCTCATTCATGTGAGCCTGATACCAGTACTGGGTGTAGTCGGTGAACAA AAAACAAAGCCTACCCAACATAGTGTGCGGGAATTGAGAGCATTAGGCTTGACTCCACATCTGTTAGCATGTCGCTCAGCTCAG CCTTTACTAGAGAATACGAAGGAGAAACTCTCACAATTTTGTCATGTTCCA AACCAAAATGCCCATGTTGCCATTTCGAAACAGCTAAACTTTCTAAG CATAGCTACACACCCTGATTTACATGAGTGGACAGAGAGGGCCGAGACTTATGACAATCTCACCAATTCT GTGAAAATTGCTATGGTTGGGAAGTACATTGGTTTACAAGATTCTTATTTATCTGTACTGAAG GCGCTTCTTCATGCCTGCATCGCATGTTCTTTGAAGCCATCAGTTGAATGGATTGCAGCTTCCGACCTTGAAGATGAGAGTGCAAAACTG ACACCACAAGCGCATGCCGCTGCCTGGGAGACTCTTAGG AGTTCTGCATGTGTTCTGGTTCCTGGTGGATTTGGGGACCGTGGAGTGCAAGGAATGATATTGGCTGCAAAATATGCCAGAGAGAATGACGTTCCGTATCTTGGCATTTGCTTGGGAATGCAGATTTCTGTGATCGAGTTTGCTAGATCT GTTTTGGGTTTGGAAAGAGCAAACAGTGCAGAGTTTGACCCCGATACGCCTGACCCTGTTGTAATTTTCATGCCAGAG GGATCAAGAACACATATGGGAAATACCATGAGACTAGGATCTCGAAGAACACTCTTCCAAACTCCTGATTGTATTGCTTCGAAGCT GTACCAAAATTCTGCCTATGTGGATGAGCGTCATCGGCATAGATTTGAG GTGAATCCAGATCTTATCGGCAAATTGGAAGAGGCTGGTCTGCGGTTTGTTGGAAAGGATGAAACTGGAAAAAGAATGGAG ATTTTGGAGCTGCCAACTCATCCTTACTATGTAGGGGTGCAATTTCATCCAGAATTCAAATCAAGACCCGGAAGGCCTTCAGCTCTATTTTTAG GTCTTATATTGGCAGCGATAGGACAGTTGGAGGCATCTCTCAGCAAACTTCCCAATGGAAATTAG
- the LOC131224787 gene encoding uncharacterized protein LOC131224787 isoform X5 → MKYVLVTGGVVSGLGKGVTASSIGVVLKGCGLRVTSIKIDPYLNTDAGTMSPFEHGEVFVLDDGGEVDLDLGNYERFLDVTLTRENNITTGKIYQSVIDKERRGDYLGKTVQVVPHITDAIKNWIVSVSLIPVDGKDGPADVCVIELGGTVGDIESMPFIEALRQLSFTVGQDNFCLIHVSLIPVLGVVGEQKTKPTQHSVRELRALGLTPHLLACRSAQPLLENTKEKLSQFCHVPVGNILNIHDVPNIWHVPLLLRNQNAHVAISKQLNFLSIATHPDLHEWTERAETYDNLTNSVKIAMVGKYIGLQDSYLSVLKALLHACIACSLKPSVEWIAASDLEDESAKLVLGLERANSAEFDPDTPDPVVIFMPEGSRTHMGNTMRLGSRRTLFQTPDCIASKLYQNSAYVDERHRHRFEVNPDLIGKLEEAGLRFVGKDETGKRMEILELPTHPYYVGVQFHPEFKSRPGRPSALFLGLILAAIGQLEASLSKLPNGN, encoded by the exons ATGAAATACGTTCTGGTGACTGGTGGCGTCGTGAGCGGCCTAGGCAAAGGCGTGACTGCCAGCAGCATCGGCGTCGTACTGAAAGGATGCGGCCTCCGCGTCACCTCCATTAAAATAG ATCCATACTTGAACACAGATGCTGGAACCATGTCTCCCTTTGAACATGGGGAGGTTTTCGTTCTTGATGATGGTGGCGAG GTTGATTTGGATCTGGGAAACTATGAGCGCTTCTTGGATGTGACACTTACTAGAGAAAACAACATTACTACAGGAAAGATATATCAG TCCGTTATCGACAAGGAAAGGAGGGGCGATTATCTTGGAAAGACAGTTCAG GTTGTTCCACACATCACCGATGCCATTAAAAACTGGATTGTATCTGTATCCCTTATTCCTGTTGATGGAAAAGATGGCCCAGCAGATGTGTGCGTGATAGAATTGGGTGGAACCGTCG GCGACATTGAATCAATGCCATTTATTGAAGCATTGCGTCAGCTATCATTTACTGTTG GACAAGACAACTTCTGCCTCATTCATGTGAGCCTGATACCAGTACTGGGTGTAGTCGGTGAACAA AAAACAAAGCCTACCCAACATAGTGTGCGGGAATTGAGAGCATTAGGCTTGACTCCACATCTGTTAGCATGTCGCTCAGCTCAG CCTTTACTAGAGAATACGAAGGAGAAACTCTCACAATTTTGTCATGTTCCA GTGGGGAATATTCTCAATATCCATGATGTTCCAAACATATGGCATGTTCCTCTTTTACTTCGG AACCAAAATGCCCATGTTGCCATTTCGAAACAGCTAAACTTTCTAAG CATAGCTACACACCCTGATTTACATGAGTGGACAGAGAGGGCCGAGACTTATGACAATCTCACCAATTCT GTGAAAATTGCTATGGTTGGGAAGTACATTGGTTTACAAGATTCTTATTTATCTGTACTGAAG GCGCTTCTTCATGCCTGCATCGCATGTTCTTTGAAGCCATCAGTTGAATGGATTGCAGCTTCCGACCTTGAAGATGAGAGTGCAAAACTG GTTTTGGGTTTGGAAAGAGCAAACAGTGCAGAGTTTGACCCCGATACGCCTGACCCTGTTGTAATTTTCATGCCAGAG GGATCAAGAACACATATGGGAAATACCATGAGACTAGGATCTCGAAGAACACTCTTCCAAACTCCTGATTGTATTGCTTCGAAGCT GTACCAAAATTCTGCCTATGTGGATGAGCGTCATCGGCATAGATTTGAG GTGAATCCAGATCTTATCGGCAAATTGGAAGAGGCTGGTCTGCGGTTTGTTGGAAAGGATGAAACTGGAAAAAGAATGGAG ATTTTGGAGCTGCCAACTCATCCTTACTATGTAGGGGTGCAATTTCATCCAGAATTCAAATCAAGACCCGGAAGGCCTTCAGCTCTATTTTTAG GTCTTATATTGGCAGCGATAGGACAGTTGGAGGCATCTCTCAGCAAACTTCCCAATGGAAATTAG